A single window of Halobacterium jilantaiense DNA harbors:
- a CDS encoding NlpC/P60 family protein has protein sequence MDAARRARLAVQRCATRHAPDSRVAVFDLDVTGDPPTLAGVVSTPELRQRALDAASDAVDRRIECDVAVLSTLAEPATCTTGVTAVRDAPDADGERVTELRYGCAVTAFDRRDGWQRVRAPDGYVGWVRRGTLSDTVDVAPDALMATEIDVDGETVPRGTACERLADGRVRFRTGAEPAVDDSVAEAPRAPDGESVVAVAREYLGTPYRWGGTTIDGIDCSGLVWQAYRRHGLTLPRDADQQRAVGEPVERGSLAVGDLLFFPGHVAIATGGSRFVHAYGPADEVTENSLHPDGDGYVADLDESFAGARRLL, from the coding sequence ATGGACGCCGCACGCCGCGCTCGCCTCGCCGTGCAGCGATGCGCCACTCGACACGCACCCGACAGCCGCGTCGCCGTCTTCGACCTCGACGTTACCGGCGACCCGCCGACGCTCGCCGGCGTCGTCTCCACGCCCGAACTCCGGCAGCGCGCGCTCGACGCGGCCAGCGACGCCGTCGACCGCCGAATCGAGTGCGACGTGGCGGTCCTCTCGACGCTCGCCGAGCCCGCGACCTGCACGACTGGCGTCACCGCCGTCCGAGACGCACCGGACGCCGACGGCGAGCGCGTGACGGAGCTCAGGTACGGTTGCGCGGTGACAGCTTTCGACCGGCGGGACGGCTGGCAGCGAGTCCGGGCTCCCGACGGCTACGTTGGCTGGGTCCGGCGCGGCACGCTCTCGGACACCGTCGACGTCGCGCCAGACGCCCTGATGGCGACCGAAATCGACGTCGACGGCGAGACTGTCCCGCGGGGAACGGCCTGCGAGCGGCTCGCTGACGGGCGCGTGCGCTTCCGAACAGGCGCGGAACCCGCGGTCGACGACAGCGTGGCCGAGGCCCCGCGAGCCCCGGACGGCGAGTCAGTGGTCGCGGTCGCGCGGGAGTATCTGGGAACGCCGTACCGATGGGGCGGCACCACCATCGACGGCATCGACTGCTCCGGGCTCGTCTGGCAGGCGTACCGCCGGCACGGGCTGACGCTGCCGCGGGACGCCGACCAGCAGCGCGCGGTCGGTGAGCCGGTGGAACGGGGCTCGCTGGCGGTCGGCGACCTCCTGTTCTTTCCGGGGCACGTCGCCATCGCGACTGGGGGCTCGCGGTTCGTCCACGCCTACGGGCCGGCCGACGAAGTGACCGAGAACAGCCTTCACCCCGACGGCGACGGCTACGTCGCTGACCTCGACGAGTCGTTCGCGGGCGCGAGGCGGCTGCTGTGA
- a CDS encoding CGCGG family putative rSAM-modified RiPP protein: MSSTPHDHEHDHDAEPVTDHVHDNSWSANLEQPDHGDDRDLVLRQAVEAVEHTAAGNHVNLVTHGDHGHPEDYLYDELDAAFGDDVDWEYVEQCGCGGHVVRVHT, from the coding sequence ATGTCGAGTACACCACACGACCACGAACACGACCACGACGCCGAACCGGTCACGGACCACGTCCACGACAACTCGTGGTCCGCGAATCTCGAGCAGCCCGACCACGGCGACGACCGCGACCTGGTGCTCAGGCAGGCGGTCGAGGCGGTCGAACACACGGCCGCCGGCAACCACGTGAACCTCGTCACGCACGGCGACCACGGCCACCCCGAGGACTACCTCTACGACGAACTGGACGCTGCGTTCGGCGACGACGTCGACTGGGAGTACGTCGAACAGTGTGGCTGCGGCGGCCACGTCGTGCGCGTCCACACCTGA
- a CDS encoding redoxin domain-containing protein has translation MPSTGDSAPTFTATLGTSDHEDFALDDHLGDGPVVLAFFPGAFTPPCTNEMVSLQDHLDEFEDAGATVFGVSADSPFCQDAFSDEHGLEFDLVSDTAGDAIRAYDLAIDLPDLGLYGAANRAVYVLDDDGEITHSWVADDPTNEPDYGALLDAVQAA, from the coding sequence ATGCCTTCGACAGGCGACTCCGCACCCACGTTCACGGCGACACTCGGCACCAGCGACCACGAGGACTTCGCCCTCGACGACCACCTCGGCGACGGCCCGGTCGTCCTCGCGTTCTTCCCGGGCGCGTTCACGCCGCCCTGCACGAACGAGATGGTCTCGCTCCAGGACCACCTCGACGAGTTCGAGGACGCCGGCGCGACCGTGTTCGGCGTGAGCGCCGACTCGCCGTTCTGTCAGGACGCGTTCAGCGACGAGCACGGCCTGGAGTTCGACCTCGTCAGCGACACCGCTGGCGACGCCATCCGCGCCTACGACCTCGCAATCGACCTGCCGGACCTCGGGCTGTACGGTGCGGCGAACCGCGCTGTCTACGTCCTCGACGACGACGGCGAAATCACGCACTCGTGGGTCGCCGACGACCCGACGAACGAACCGGACTACGGAGCGCTGCTGGACGCAGTTCAGGCGGCGTAA
- a CDS encoding DUF2249 domain-containing protein, producing MQSAIDVTEIDRSERRERVFEALDDADAGESVVVIAEEDPHPTLRQYRVLRGVSVDVTDESEGDGEWTLRATKRDGEGGDGRPEFDVRNMPPRRRHTVLTETFDLLDSSEGFVLVNDHDPEPLYHELQSIHGDVVGWSYEREGPDEWRVELSRTGESDREDTGAEATFDVREIPKPDRHPTIHHRYRGLAAGDALDVVAPHEPKPLRREFEEQYGDFGWDVLDREPGEVRVRITKRPRAGEAGDRPSDDGVDLTVVRELDVRDRPPAQRHEAIFQAYENLDAGEGFVLVNDHDPKPLYHQFQSEAGPEFYWAYRAKDPGEFRVLVGKDADNAGEPVDPDGAEAPF from the coding sequence ATGCAGTCTGCCATCGACGTCACCGAAATCGACCGGTCGGAACGACGCGAGCGCGTCTTCGAGGCACTCGACGACGCCGACGCGGGCGAGTCGGTCGTCGTCATCGCCGAGGAGGACCCGCACCCGACGCTCCGCCAGTACCGCGTGCTTCGGGGCGTCAGCGTCGACGTCACCGACGAATCGGAGGGCGACGGGGAGTGGACACTCCGGGCGACGAAGCGTGACGGTGAGGGCGGCGACGGCCGCCCCGAGTTCGACGTTCGGAACATGCCGCCGCGACGCCGCCACACGGTTCTCACGGAGACTTTCGACCTGCTGGACTCCAGCGAGGGATTCGTGCTCGTGAACGACCACGACCCGGAGCCGCTGTACCACGAACTCCAGTCCATCCACGGCGACGTGGTCGGCTGGTCGTACGAGCGCGAGGGGCCGGACGAGTGGCGCGTCGAACTCTCGCGGACCGGTGAGTCCGACCGCGAGGACACCGGTGCCGAGGCCACGTTCGACGTGCGCGAGATTCCGAAACCGGACCGCCACCCGACCATCCACCACCGTTACCGCGGTCTGGCGGCCGGCGACGCCCTCGACGTCGTCGCACCCCACGAGCCGAAGCCGCTCCGGCGCGAGTTCGAGGAGCAGTACGGCGACTTCGGCTGGGACGTCCTGGACCGGGAGCCCGGCGAGGTCCGCGTGCGAATCACGAAGCGACCCCGTGCGGGCGAAGCCGGCGACCGTCCCAGTGACGACGGCGTCGACCTGACCGTCGTCCGGGAACTCGACGTCCGGGACCGACCGCCAGCCCAGCGCCACGAGGCCATCTTCCAGGCGTACGAGAACCTCGACGCGGGTGAGGGGTTCGTGCTCGTCAACGACCACGACCCGAAGCCGCTGTACCACCAGTTCCAGTCCGAGGCCGGCCCCGAGTTCTACTGGGCGTATCGGGCGAAAGACCCCGGCGAGTTCCGGGTACTCGTCGGGAAGGACGCCGACAACGCGGGCGAGCCGGTCGACCCCGACGGCGCGGAAGCGCCGTTCTGA